Proteins from a genomic interval of Nocardia sp. BMG51109:
- a CDS encoding ketopantoate reductase family protein has translation MDVLIVGAGALGQVYGAELARGAATVSYLVKPGRADGVRDGARVARLRRLREPAAMSLTPARVYTDPGAVADTDWHSVWLFVDSTALQGAWLRPLRRAVGGSTVVSLDQSLGDRPALTAVWPAEQLVSLTVPDLAWAAPLGAPDPDHTAYYRPPGGAAVLAGSPERVAPVRALLRNAGVAARTGRVGNGVAYAARTVPYVASLEVADWSLAALRADTTPASRAAVEAATVVAAEHGLRAPYRRVLDRQMRVMLRMLPALAPFDTESFLRAHFTKVGPQTRAMLRDWADLGEQRGLAVTHLRSLEASMPPLPAGRERPGTL, from the coding sequence ATGGACGTACTGATTGTGGGCGCGGGTGCGCTCGGCCAGGTCTACGGAGCCGAATTGGCGCGCGGCGCAGCGACTGTCAGTTATCTGGTCAAGCCCGGCCGCGCGGACGGCGTCCGGGACGGGGCGAGGGTGGCGCGGCTGCGTCGCCTGCGCGAGCCGGCCGCGATGTCGCTGACACCGGCGCGCGTGTACACCGATCCGGGCGCCGTCGCCGACACCGACTGGCACAGCGTCTGGTTGTTCGTCGACTCGACAGCGTTGCAGGGCGCCTGGCTGCGGCCGCTGCGCCGGGCCGTCGGCGGCAGCACCGTCGTGTCACTCGACCAGAGCCTCGGCGACCGGCCCGCACTCACGGCGGTATGGCCCGCCGAGCAACTGGTCTCGCTGACCGTCCCGGACCTGGCGTGGGCCGCACCACTGGGAGCCCCGGACCCCGATCACACCGCCTACTACCGCCCGCCGGGCGGTGCCGCGGTACTGGCCGGTTCACCGGAACGAGTCGCACCCGTGCGGGCTCTACTGCGGAATGCGGGGGTTGCGGCGCGAACCGGTCGCGTCGGCAACGGCGTTGCCTATGCCGCACGCACCGTCCCGTACGTGGCGTCGCTGGAGGTCGCCGATTGGTCACTCGCCGCGCTACGCGCCGACACCACGCCGGCATCGCGGGCGGCAGTCGAGGCCGCCACGGTGGTGGCCGCCGAACACGGACTGCGCGCCCCGTACCGCCGGGTGCTCGATCGGCAGATGCGAGTGATGCTGCGGATGCTGCCCGCGCTGGCCCCGTTCGATACGGAAAGCTTCCTGCGGGCGCACTTCACCAAGGTCGGCCCCCAGACACGGGCGATGCTGCGCGACTGGGCCGATCTCGGCGAGCAACGCGGGCTGGCGGTGACACACCTGCGCAGCCTCGAAGCGTCGATGCCACCCCTTCCCGCGGGCCGCGAACGACCCGGAACACTGTGA
- a CDS encoding helix-turn-helix transcriptional regulator, translated as MLIALGDERRQEIVQRLIEAGGVLSVGEIADAIELSQPAVSHHLKILRDAGVLGVQRVGTTRRYSLEVDSGTLEPLTDMVHGITECLTEQAES; from the coding sequence TTGCTGATCGCGCTCGGCGACGAACGCCGCCAGGAAATCGTGCAACGGCTGATCGAGGCGGGCGGCGTGCTCAGTGTCGGCGAGATCGCCGACGCCATCGAGCTCTCCCAGCCCGCGGTATCACACCACCTCAAGATCCTGCGCGACGCCGGAGTCCTCGGCGTCCAGCGCGTGGGCACCACCCGCCGATACAGCCTCGAAGTCGATTCCGGCACCCTCGAACCCCTGACCGACATGGTGCACGGCATCACCGAATGCCTGACAGAACAAGCCGAATCCTGA
- a CDS encoding helix-turn-helix transcriptional regulator: MRALNHPNADSIELAGVLDALADPIRLQIVGQLAAAGGVVCGGFDVPVSMSTLSHHLKVLREAGLLRVTPDGSFRRHELRLNEVEGRFPGILSAVVDNVIGEFARP, from the coding sequence GTGCGGGCACTGAACCATCCGAATGCCGACTCGATCGAACTGGCCGGCGTGCTCGACGCGCTGGCCGATCCGATCCGGCTACAGATCGTCGGGCAACTGGCGGCGGCCGGCGGTGTGGTATGCGGTGGATTCGATGTGCCGGTGAGCATGTCGACGCTGTCGCACCATCTGAAGGTGTTACGGGAAGCCGGCCTGCTGCGTGTGACGCCCGACGGCAGTTTCCGCCGGCACGAGTTGCGCCTGAACGAGGTGGAGGGGCGTTTTCCGGGGATTCTGTCCGCGGTGGTCGACAATGTGATCGGCGAGTTCGCCCGGCCTTGA
- a CDS encoding nitroreductase family protein, with translation MIESLGLSATEVLSTTRSVRRRMDLTRPVPPEVVEACLDLATQAPTGRNRQHWEFVVVTDPGLRKALAAYCLNGMTRPTQPVYFDDSDRWDPVARSKLLDGAQDFFARLHEVPVMVLPCVRMVRTPNPSVVQQAGVWGSILPAAWSFALAAREHGLGTVWLPGHLHHEREVAELLGIDYDNVMQTVLLPVAYTRGTTFHRGPRVPAGTVTHWNRWGNHTTAHPD, from the coding sequence ATGATCGAGTCACTGGGCCTGTCGGCGACCGAAGTGCTGTCCACGACCCGCAGTGTGCGCCGCCGGATGGATCTCACCCGGCCCGTACCGCCCGAGGTCGTCGAGGCATGTCTCGACCTGGCCACGCAGGCTCCGACCGGTCGCAACCGGCAACACTGGGAGTTCGTCGTGGTCACCGATCCCGGACTGCGCAAGGCGCTGGCCGCCTACTGTCTCAACGGAATGACCCGGCCGACGCAGCCGGTGTACTTCGACGACTCGGACCGCTGGGATCCGGTCGCCAGATCGAAACTCCTCGACGGAGCCCAGGATTTTTTCGCCCGGCTGCACGAGGTGCCGGTGATGGTGCTCCCGTGTGTGCGCATGGTGCGTACCCCGAATCCCTCGGTCGTGCAGCAGGCCGGCGTGTGGGGCTCGATCCTGCCCGCCGCGTGGAGTTTCGCGCTCGCGGCCCGCGAACACGGCCTCGGCACGGTGTGGCTTCCCGGTCACTTGCACCACGAACGTGAGGTAGCCGAGCTGCTCGGCATCGACTACGACAATGTCATGCAGACGGTCCTGCTCCCTGTCGCCTACACCCGCGGCACGACCTTCCACCGGGGTCCCCGAGTCCCTGCCGGGACAGTCACGCATTGGAACCGGTGGGGCAATCACACCACCGCCCACCCCGATTGA
- a CDS encoding diiron oxygenase — protein sequence MTLSTAPPTGPFGEAYRETLQTLSEGSVHRRFDPYLDIDWDAPEMRLDPDDPRWVLSPVSDPLGATRWYRELPRERQIEIGRWRLANAIKVGAAFESVLIRGLMQYIMKLPNGSPEFRYCLHEMTEECNHIQMFQELVNRIGDDVPGMRPLFRKLSPLIGVAGGYAHVVLFIGILGGEEPIDHFQKALIRDGANLPPAVLRAMQIHIAEEARHISFAHEFLEAHVERMSPVSTAVCGLAFPLVMRWLAGEIMTPPRSFARRFDIPPEVFAEAFWRGPQSRAILSGYFGEMRSLADKLGLMNPVTRSVWKLLRIDGPKARYRGEPDRAGLAAA from the coding sequence ATGACGCTGTCCACTGCACCGCCCACCGGACCGTTCGGCGAGGCGTACCGGGAGACGCTGCAGACGTTGTCGGAGGGTTCGGTACATCGGCGCTTCGACCCCTACCTCGACATCGACTGGGACGCACCGGAGATGCGGCTCGACCCGGACGATCCGCGCTGGGTGCTCTCCCCCGTGTCCGATCCCCTCGGCGCGACGCGCTGGTACCGGGAGTTGCCGCGGGAGCGGCAGATCGAGATCGGCCGGTGGCGGCTGGCCAACGCGATCAAGGTCGGCGCGGCCTTCGAGAGCGTGCTGATCCGCGGGCTGATGCAGTACATCATGAAGCTGCCCAACGGATCTCCGGAGTTCCGCTACTGCCTGCACGAGATGACCGAGGAGTGCAACCACATCCAGATGTTCCAGGAGCTGGTGAACCGCATCGGCGACGACGTGCCCGGCATGCGGCCGCTGTTCCGGAAGCTGTCTCCCCTGATCGGCGTCGCGGGCGGATATGCGCACGTGGTCCTGTTCATCGGGATCCTCGGCGGCGAGGAACCCATCGACCATTTCCAGAAGGCGCTGATCCGCGACGGCGCGAACCTGCCGCCGGCGGTGCTGCGCGCCATGCAGATCCACATCGCCGAGGAGGCGCGGCACATCTCCTTCGCCCACGAATTCCTCGAGGCGCACGTCGAGCGGATGAGCCCGGTGTCGACGGCGGTGTGCGGGCTGGCGTTCCCGCTGGTGATGCGCTGGCTGGCCGGCGAGATCATGACGCCGCCGCGCTCGTTCGCCCGCCGCTTCGACATCCCGCCGGAGGTCTTCGCCGAGGCGTTCTGGCGCGGCCCGCAGTCCCGCGCCATCCTGTCCGGCTACTTCGGCGAGATGCGCTCCCTCGCAGACAAACTCGGCCTGATGAACCCCGTCACCCGGTCGGTGTGGAAGCTGCTGCGCATCGACGGCCCGAAGGCCCGCTACAGGGGCGAGCCCGACCGAGCAGGACTCGCCGCGGCCTGA
- a CDS encoding carboxyl transferase domain-containing protein: MHLVVANRGEIAVRILRTARDQGFPTLVLHTADEADALPVRLADDAVPLPGDGAAAYLDPGAVVAAARKAGAGALVHPGYGFLSESADFAAACAAAGLVFAGPDPEVLRIFGDKVAAREAARRVDVPVLAATAAGAGPAEVGALLRQYPGGVVIKAAAGGGGRGMRVVCAADGVEEAHRLCRAEAAAAFGDDTVYAEALVSPARHIEVQVIADGARAVALGDRDCSVQRRRQKLVEIAPAPDLDAALRDRLHRDAVRLAESVRCRGVITVEYLVDGAEAWFLEVNPRLQVEHTVTEEVFGVDLVAIQLDLARGRVLADLELPGDPPRGCAVQARVNAETVGADGDPLPSTGVVTQFTAPSGPGVRVDTACVAGLRQGARFDSLLAKVVARGSSYPAAVRRCADALAETAVAGIDTNIAVLRAALAELDGPVPTSWFEDSIGELLTRAADYAQPHPAGSPASRGADTVPLPVGEQAVRAPMGGTVVALAEPGAVCAVGAEVAVLEAMKMQHVVRAERPLRVLRHAVAPGDVVDPHAALLIWAEAEHDDTPDASGPVDPDLVRADLAEVRERHEIGRDAARPDAVAKRHRLGRRTARENIADLVDDDSFVEYGALAVAAQRQRRTLEDLIARTPADGLVAGVATIGADRFGADAARAVVLSYDYTVLAGTQGMRNHDKTDRMLKLAADQRLPVVFFTEGGGGRPGDTDRSGISALDITTFRAMGALSGRVPLIGIVSGRCFAGNAALLGMCDVVIATPDANIGMGGPAMIEGGGLGACAPEDIGPIEVQRRNGVVHVVAADEAEAVATARRYLSYFQGPLADWESPDPRSARHVVPENRLRAFDIRAAIDAVADVGSVLELRREWGVGVVTALARVEGRPFGVIANDCHHLGGAIDAPAADKLGAFLRLCQAHRLPIVSLCDTPGFMVGPEAEKEATVTRFSRLFIDSAALTVPFGTIILRKGYGLGAQAMAAGTFRAPRFVVAWPTGEIGGMGLEGAVRLGFAKELAAIEDPDERRAAFDALVRAAYDGGKALTAATVNELDDVIDPADTRRWIRLLR, from the coding sequence ATGCATCTGGTAGTGGCCAATCGGGGAGAGATCGCGGTCCGGATCCTGCGGACCGCGCGCGACCAGGGGTTCCCCACTCTGGTGCTGCACACCGCCGACGAGGCCGATGCGCTGCCGGTGCGGCTCGCCGACGACGCCGTGCCGCTGCCGGGGGACGGGGCCGCGGCCTATCTCGATCCCGGCGCGGTCGTGGCGGCGGCGCGCAAGGCGGGGGCCGGCGCGCTGGTGCATCCCGGATACGGATTCCTCAGCGAGAGCGCGGATTTCGCCGCCGCCTGCGCGGCCGCGGGCCTCGTGTTCGCCGGTCCGGATCCGGAGGTGCTGCGGATCTTCGGCGACAAGGTCGCCGCCCGCGAGGCGGCGCGGCGGGTGGACGTTCCGGTCCTGGCCGCCACGGCGGCCGGCGCCGGCCCCGCGGAGGTCGGCGCCCTGCTGCGGCAGTACCCGGGCGGTGTCGTGATCAAGGCCGCCGCGGGCGGTGGCGGCCGGGGCATGCGGGTGGTCTGCGCGGCGGACGGCGTCGAGGAGGCGCACCGGCTGTGCCGCGCCGAGGCGGCGGCCGCCTTCGGTGACGACACGGTGTACGCGGAGGCGCTGGTGTCGCCGGCGCGGCATATCGAGGTGCAGGTGATCGCGGACGGTGCGCGCGCGGTCGCGCTGGGAGACCGCGACTGTAGCGTCCAGCGCCGCCGGCAGAAGCTGGTGGAGATCGCCCCGGCGCCGGATCTGGATGCGGCACTGCGGGATCGGCTGCACCGGGACGCGGTGCGGCTCGCCGAATCGGTGCGGTGCCGGGGCGTGATCACGGTGGAGTACCTCGTCGACGGCGCCGAGGCGTGGTTCCTGGAGGTGAATCCGCGCCTGCAGGTCGAGCACACCGTCACCGAGGAGGTGTTCGGCGTGGATCTGGTCGCGATCCAGCTGGACCTGGCGCGCGGCCGCGTCCTCGCCGATCTGGAACTGCCCGGCGACCCGCCCCGCGGCTGCGCCGTACAGGCCCGGGTGAATGCGGAAACCGTTGGCGCGGATGGCGATCCGCTACCCAGCACCGGCGTCGTCACGCAGTTCACCGCGCCGTCCGGCCCGGGCGTGCGGGTCGACACCGCCTGCGTCGCGGGGCTGCGGCAGGGCGCGCGATTCGATTCGCTGCTGGCGAAGGTGGTCGCCCGCGGCTCGTCGTATCCGGCGGCCGTGCGGCGCTGCGCGGATGCGTTGGCGGAGACGGCCGTCGCGGGCATCGACACCAATATCGCCGTGCTGCGCGCGGCGCTCGCCGAACTCGACGGTCCGGTGCCGACCTCCTGGTTCGAAGACAGTATCGGCGAACTACTCACGCGCGCCGCCGATTACGCCCAGCCGCATCCGGCCGGTTCCCCCGCATCGCGCGGCGCGGACACGGTGCCGCTGCCCGTCGGCGAGCAGGCGGTCCGCGCTCCCATGGGCGGTACCGTGGTCGCCCTGGCCGAACCCGGCGCCGTCTGCGCGGTCGGCGCCGAGGTGGCCGTGCTGGAGGCGATGAAGATGCAGCATGTGGTGCGCGCCGAGCGCCCGCTGCGGGTGCTGCGCCACGCCGTCGCGCCGGGCGACGTCGTCGATCCGCACGCCGCGCTGCTGATCTGGGCCGAGGCCGAGCACGACGACACCCCGGACGCGTCCGGTCCGGTGGATCCCGATCTCGTGCGCGCCGACCTGGCGGAGGTGCGGGAGCGCCACGAGATCGGCCGGGACGCGGCCCGCCCCGACGCGGTCGCGAAGCGCCACCGGCTCGGCCGGCGCACCGCGCGGGAGAACATCGCCGACCTCGTCGACGACGACAGCTTCGTCGAATACGGCGCACTGGCCGTGGCCGCTCAGCGACAGCGGCGCACCCTCGAGGATCTCATCGCCCGAACCCCGGCGGACGGGCTCGTCGCCGGCGTCGCCACGATCGGCGCCGACCGCTTCGGCGCCGACGCGGCCCGGGCCGTGGTGCTGTCCTACGACTACACGGTGCTGGCCGGCACCCAGGGCATGCGCAATCACGACAAGACCGACCGCATGCTGAAACTGGCCGCCGACCAGCGGCTGCCGGTGGTGTTCTTCACCGAGGGCGGCGGCGGGCGGCCGGGCGACACCGACCGGTCCGGCATCTCCGCCCTCGACATCACGACCTTCCGGGCGATGGGCGCGCTGTCGGGCCGGGTGCCGCTGATCGGCATCGTGTCCGGGCGCTGCTTCGCCGGCAACGCCGCGCTGCTGGGCATGTGCGACGTCGTGATCGCCACCCCCGACGCCAATATCGGGATGGGCGGGCCCGCCATGATCGAGGGCGGCGGGCTCGGGGCGTGCGCACCGGAGGACATCGGCCCGATCGAGGTGCAGCGGCGCAACGGGGTCGTGCACGTCGTCGCCGCGGACGAGGCCGAGGCGGTGGCCACGGCCCGCCGGTACCTGTCGTATTTCCAAGGGCCGCTGGCCGATTGGGAGTCGCCGGATCCGCGGTCGGCCAGGCACGTGGTGCCGGAGAACCGGTTGCGCGCCTTCGACATCCGCGCGGCGATCGATGCCGTCGCCGACGTCGGCTCGGTGCTCGAACTGCGCCGCGAGTGGGGCGTGGGCGTGGTCACCGCGCTGGCCCGGGTGGAGGGCCGCCCGTTCGGGGTGATCGCCAACGACTGCCATCACCTCGGCGGCGCCATCGACGCGCCCGCCGCCGACAAGCTCGGCGCCTTCCTGCGCCTGTGCCAGGCGCACCGGCTGCCGATCGTCTCGCTGTGCGACACACCGGGTTTCATGGTCGGGCCGGAGGCGGAGAAGGAGGCGACCGTCACCAGGTTCAGCCGGTTGTTCATCGATTCCGCCGCGCTGACCGTCCCGTTCGGCACGATCATCCTGCGCAAGGGCTACGGCCTCGGGGCGCAGGCGATGGCCGCCGGCACCTTCCGCGCTCCCCGCTTCGTCGTCGCCTGGCCCACGGGCGAGATCGGCGGGATGGGCCTGGAGGGCGCGGTCCGGCTGGGATTCGCCAAGGAGCTGGCCGCGATCGAGGATCCCGACGAGCGCCGCGCCGCCTTCGACGCTCTCGTCCGCGCCGCCTACGACGGCGGCAAGGCGCTCACCGCGGCGACCGTGAACGAACTGGACGACGTGATCGACCCGGCCGACACCCGGCGGTGGATCCGTCTCCTCCGCTGA
- a CDS encoding sensor histidine kinase KdpD, translating to MNSTSVEPGDFADGENEAGPEAGHEGRENRATYSALVICAVVTGCAAVAAILAAPADFRIPLACGAALVAILLCATVTIAVHYYAQAGRYRRVAERADERIAAAAAAASARVAAAEGEATVRAREVRHSESRRAAALAAFAGAAGRMQAMTTSMLAELREMEHRHADPEVLADLLQLDHRTAQAGRLADSIAVLSGARSGRRWAKPIAMESILRGAMGRVAGYQRIRLRSVAGVGVAGHAAEGVMHALAELLDNACNFSPPTTEVHVYAAEVPAGVVVTLEDSGLVMSESALRKAERAVSGADAEGRGGVDLSSLSGTRLGLSVVGHLARKHGLTVSYRPSAIGGTAVVVIVPRDLITRMERTAVTGTPTAVPRNDSRQQLSGSPAGDGELADGAPRRATPEVALAQNSTFAQNSKENSKESTSSEDAPAAAGPRLPKRRRGDTLAAVHPDGLSNPNGPAARTEPPPPAKSSALGAFQRAMSGRDTVAETPSGTVENDR from the coding sequence GTGAACTCGACGAGTGTCGAGCCCGGTGACTTTGCCGATGGTGAGAACGAGGCCGGTCCGGAGGCCGGGCACGAGGGTCGGGAGAACCGCGCGACCTACTCTGCCCTGGTGATCTGCGCGGTCGTGACGGGCTGCGCCGCCGTCGCCGCGATCCTCGCCGCCCCGGCGGATTTCCGCATCCCGCTGGCCTGCGGCGCCGCCCTCGTCGCGATCCTGCTGTGCGCCACGGTGACCATAGCGGTGCACTATTACGCGCAGGCCGGCCGGTACCGGAGGGTGGCCGAGCGGGCCGACGAGCGGATCGCGGCGGCGGCCGCGGCGGCATCGGCCAGGGTCGCGGCCGCCGAGGGCGAGGCCACCGTGCGGGCGCGGGAGGTGCGCCACAGCGAGTCCCGCCGCGCCGCAGCGCTGGCCGCCTTCGCCGGCGCCGCCGGACGCATGCAGGCGATGACCACCAGCATGCTGGCGGAACTGCGCGAGATGGAGCACCGGCACGCCGACCCCGAGGTCCTCGCCGATCTGCTGCAACTGGATCACCGCACCGCCCAGGCCGGGCGGCTGGCCGACAGCATCGCAGTGCTGAGCGGCGCGCGCAGCGGCCGGCGGTGGGCCAAACCCATTGCCATGGAATCGATTCTGCGTGGCGCCATGGGGCGGGTCGCCGGCTATCAGCGGATCCGGTTACGGTCCGTCGCGGGCGTCGGCGTCGCCGGGCACGCCGCCGAGGGCGTCATGCACGCGCTGGCCGAGCTGCTCGACAACGCGTGCAACTTCTCGCCACCCACGACCGAGGTGCACGTCTACGCCGCCGAGGTGCCGGCCGGCGTGGTGGTCACCCTCGAGGACAGCGGCCTGGTGATGAGCGAGTCCGCGCTGCGCAAGGCGGAGCGCGCGGTCTCGGGGGCCGATGCCGAAGGCCGTGGGGGAGTGGACCTTTCGTCGCTGAGCGGAACCCGTCTCGGGCTGTCGGTGGTCGGGCATCTGGCGCGCAAGCACGGCCTCACGGTGTCCTACCGGCCGTCGGCCATCGGCGGTACCGCGGTGGTCGTGATCGTGCCGCGCGACCTGATCACCCGCATGGAGCGCACGGCGGTCACCGGCACCCCCACGGCGGTGCCGCGCAACGACTCCCGGCAGCAGCTGTCGGGCTCCCCGGCCGGCGACGGAGAACTCGCGGACGGCGCACCCCGCCGCGCCACTCCCGAGGTCGCCCTCGCCCAGAACAGTACCTTCGCCCAGAACAGTAAGGAGAACAGTAAGGAGAGCACGTCGTCCGAGGACGCCCCCGCGGCGGCCGGGCCCCGGCTGCCCAAGCGGCGCCGAGGCGACACGCTGGCGGCGGTCCACCCGGACGGCCTGTCGAATCCGAACGGTCCGGCAGCCAGGACCGAGCCCCCGCCGCCGGCGAAGTCGTCCGCACTGGGCGCGTTCCAGCGCGCCATGTCCGGGCGAGACACCGTGGCCGAGACCCCTTCCGGAACAGTGGAGAACGATCGATGA
- a CDS encoding roadblock/LC7 domain-containing protein, with the protein MTTSAPSQLGWLLEQLLARTPQTRHALLLSSDGLKICHSPELSADKADQLAAISAGIQSLSHGASAEFGSGKSGVRQSMTEFYGGILFIVEAGMGAHIAVIAAEDADAGLVGHNMRELVEQLGEYLAAAPRDRGTP; encoded by the coding sequence ATGACAACGTCCGCGCCGTCGCAGTTGGGTTGGTTGCTCGAGCAGTTGCTGGCCCGTACCCCGCAGACCCGGCACGCCCTGTTGCTGTCCAGCGACGGGCTGAAGATCTGCCATAGCCCGGAACTCTCGGCCGACAAGGCCGATCAGCTCGCCGCCATCTCGGCCGGGATCCAGAGCCTGTCGCACGGCGCGTCCGCCGAATTCGGTTCGGGCAAAAGCGGTGTGCGCCAATCCATGACAGAGTTCTACGGCGGCATCCTGTTCATCGTCGAGGCCGGGATGGGCGCGCACATCGCGGTCATCGCCGCCGAGGACGCCGACGCCGGACTGGTCGGGCACAATATGCGCGAGCTGGTGGAACAGCTCGGCGAATACCTGGCCGCGGCGCCCCGAGACAGAGGGACGCCGTGA
- a CDS encoding DUF742 domain-containing protein, with product MTGAVRDEDPDRLYTLTGGRSTPDSDAFDLVTLVMSECDPTPGMQSELAAVLDMCRAPTAVVEIAAELRLPVGITTILLADLLHAGKITVRHPRPMDEDPAVPGSWASVTDAATLEKVLVGLRNL from the coding sequence GTGACCGGGGCGGTGCGCGACGAGGATCCGGACCGGCTGTACACGCTGACCGGGGGCCGCAGCACGCCGGACTCCGACGCGTTCGACCTGGTCACCCTCGTGATGAGCGAATGCGATCCGACGCCCGGCATGCAGTCGGAACTGGCCGCGGTGCTCGACATGTGCCGCGCTCCGACCGCCGTCGTCGAGATCGCGGCCGAACTGCGGCTGCCGGTCGGTATCACGACGATCCTGCTCGCCGATCTGCTGCACGCCGGCAAGATCACCGTGCGTCATCCACGGCCGATGGACGAGGACCCCGCCGTGCCCGGCAGCTGGGCCTCGGTCACCGACGCCGCCACCCTGGAGAAGGTGCTCGTTGGACTACGCAACCTCTGA
- a CDS encoding ATP/GTP-binding protein: MDYATSDSVPAAAPARAEAPLHDTVRLGLKVVIVGGFGVGKTTMVRSVSEIRPLDTEATMTSLGVGVDDPRAAPGKSSTTVAFDFGRITIDDENVLYLFGAPGQERFWFLWDRLFTGALGAIVLVDPRRIADCWYAIDRLEHQGTRFVVACNDFGGEPFEAGEIREALDLDPHVPLLGCDARSRESCKTVLITLVEYLYAAAALIPETAS, encoded by the coding sequence TTGGACTACGCAACCTCTGATTCCGTTCCCGCCGCCGCACCGGCCCGGGCCGAGGCGCCGCTGCACGACACCGTGCGGCTGGGCCTGAAGGTCGTCATCGTCGGCGGATTCGGCGTCGGGAAGACGACGATGGTCCGGTCGGTCAGCGAGATCCGCCCGCTGGACACCGAGGCCACGATGACGAGTCTCGGTGTCGGCGTGGACGATCCGCGGGCGGCGCCGGGCAAGTCGAGCACCACCGTGGCCTTCGATTTCGGGCGCATCACGATCGACGACGAGAACGTGCTGTACCTGTTCGGCGCCCCGGGGCAGGAGCGGTTCTGGTTCCTGTGGGACCGCCTGTTCACCGGCGCGCTGGGCGCCATCGTGCTGGTCGACCCGCGCCGGATCGCCGACTGCTGGTACGCCATCGACCGGCTCGAGCATCAGGGCACCCGATTCGTGGTGGCGTGCAACGACTTCGGCGGCGAGCCGTTCGAGGCCGGGGAGATCCGCGAGGCGCTGGATCTCGACCCGCACGTCCCGCTGCTCGGCTGCGACGCCCGCTCCCGCGAGTCGTGTAAGACGGTGCTGATCACGCTGGTCGAATATCTCTACGCCGCAGCCGCCCTGATCCCGGAGACCGCGTCATGA
- a CDS encoding cytochrome P450, which yields MSLPGTDLSGGEPAATGCPIRTESSLVPLSGPRFHTDPHHLYTEMRRDHGPVVAVELVGGIPAWLVIGYRELHQVTSDPELFPRDVALWNQWPNIPDDWPLIPMVGRPMPSIYFTAGAEHRRHVSMVEPALEAVDPFELRRSCEERADRLIDAFCGRGEADLMAEFAEPLPVLALARVLGIPDDEAPELAWTMKTLADGGADAQSAYLRFNELMRRLVAAKQAARQQGLPAEDLTSEMLRHPEPFTDEEYALDLQAVIAAGHLPTADWLVNSLRLMLTDERFAAAFGGGRRSVGQAMNEALWEDTPTQILAGRWATRDTRLADKVIRRGDMLLLGLAAANGDPHVRQHLTDAEPAHSGNSAHFAFSHGEYRCPFPAQQMAEIIARTGIEVLLDRLPDIDLAVPARNLVRRPSPFLRGMTSLPVHFTPVRAVGGTP from the coding sequence ATGAGCCTTCCCGGCACCGACCTGTCCGGCGGCGAGCCCGCCGCCACCGGCTGCCCGATCCGCACCGAATCGTCGCTGGTTCCGTTGAGCGGCCCGCGTTTTCACACCGACCCCCACCATCTCTACACCGAGATGCGCCGCGACCACGGTCCGGTGGTCGCGGTCGAGCTCGTCGGGGGCATCCCGGCCTGGCTGGTGATCGGCTACCGCGAACTGCACCAGGTGACCAGCGATCCGGAGCTGTTCCCGCGCGATGTTGCGCTGTGGAACCAGTGGCCGAACATTCCCGACGACTGGCCGCTGATCCCGATGGTGGGCCGGCCGATGCCGTCGATCTACTTCACGGCCGGCGCCGAACACCGCCGCCACGTGTCGATGGTCGAACCGGCCCTGGAAGCGGTCGATCCGTTCGAACTGCGGCGCAGCTGCGAGGAGCGGGCCGACCGGTTGATCGATGCGTTCTGCGGCCGCGGCGAGGCCGATCTGATGGCCGAATTCGCCGAGCCGCTCCCGGTCCTGGCGCTGGCGCGGGTGCTCGGCATCCCCGACGACGAGGCCCCCGAACTGGCCTGGACGATGAAGACGCTGGCCGACGGCGGCGCCGACGCACAGTCGGCGTACCTGCGCTTCAACGAGCTGATGCGGCGGCTGGTCGCGGCCAAGCAGGCGGCGCGGCAGCAGGGGCTGCCCGCCGAGGATCTGACCTCGGAGATGCTGCGCCACCCGGAACCGTTCACCGACGAGGAGTACGCGCTCGACCTGCAGGCGGTCATCGCCGCGGGTCACCTCCCCACCGCCGACTGGCTGGTGAACTCGCTGCGCCTGATGCTCACCGACGAGCGCTTCGCGGCGGCCTTCGGCGGCGGGCGGCGCAGCGTGGGGCAGGCCATGAACGAGGCGCTCTGGGAGGACACCCCGACCCAGATCCTGGCCGGGCGCTGGGCGACCCGCGACACCCGCCTGGCGGACAAGGTGATTCGCCGCGGCGACATGCTGCTGCTGGGCCTGGCGGCGGCCAACGGCGACCCGCACGTGCGCCAGCACCTGACCGACGCCGAGCCGGCGCACTCCGGTAACAGCGCGCACTTCGCGTTCAGCCACGGCGAATATCGCTGCCCGTTCCCGGCGCAGCAGATGGCGGAGATCATCGCCCGCACCGGAATCGAGGTGCTGCTGGATCGGCTCCCCGATATCGATCTGGCGGTGCCCGCCCGCAACCTGGTCCGGCGCCCCTCGCCCTTCCTGCGCGGAATGACCTCCCTCCCAGTCCATTTCACTCCCGTTCGCGCAGTCGGAGGTACGCCGTGA